In the genome of Pseudomonas sp. Teo4, the window AAGGCAAGACCGCTAAAGCTGGCACTTGCGCAGACCAGCCCCGTCGCCCCCATCAACGACGAGCCCAGCGCTGCCCTCTCAGGCGTGAGGAAGGGGCGTTGTCCCTTCCTTTCGCAGATCGACAGGGTCAGATCTGTGCCTGCCCACCATCCACGAACAATTCAGCTCCGTTCACGAAACTTGAGTCGTCACTGGCAAGGAACACTGCCGCGTTGGCGATCTCGATAGGCTCACCTACTCGCCCCAGCGGCACCTGCGAAGCCAGGTAGTCGAGCAACCCTTGCTGCTGTGCCGCATCCGGGCCGGCCAAATCGACCAGGCCAGGGGTGCGGGTCGCACCCGGGCTGAGGGTGTTGACCCTGACTGCGCGATCCTTCAAGTCCAAAATCCAGCTACGGGCAAAGGCGCGTACAGCTGCCTTGGATGCCGAGTAAACGCTGAACGCGGCAGTACCGGAACTGCCAGCAGTGGAGCCCGTGAGGATGATAGAGGCGTTTTGTGCCAGCAACGGCAA includes:
- a CDS encoding SDR family NAD(P)-dependent oxidoreductase, coding for MSKKLEGKIALVTGGTTGIGLATAKRFAEEGAHVYITGRRQAELDKAVELVGNATGIAVDSTKLEQLDALYARINQNHGRLDVLFANAGGGSMLPLGEITEAHYDDTFDRNVKGVLFTVQKALPLLAQNASIILTGSTAGSSGTAAFSVYSASKAAVRAFARSWILDLKDRAVRVNTLSPGATRTPGLVDLAGPDAAQQQGLLDYLASQVPLGRVGEPIEIANAAVFLASDDSSFVNGAELFVDGGQAQI